GGCTCTCTATCAAATACCAAAGTAAATGTTATCAATAAAGATGCTTATGTTTGGGCTAAAGAGGGTACAAAGAAATTCAATGTGATTATCGTTGATTTTCCAGACCCGTCAAACTACAGTTTGGGAAAGCTTTATTCACTGCAATTCTATAAAGAATTGGAAAGACTTGCAACAACTGGTACTAAAATTGTAGTGCAGACAACATCTCCTTATTTTGCACCAAAGTCATTTTGGTGTATTGAGAAAACACTCCATCAGATATTTCCTTTTACATCTGCTTATCATGCTTATGTTCCTTCTTTCGGTGAGTGGGGATTCTCTATGGCCTCTTTTGAACCAATAAATAACAAAGTCTACAGAAGAATTCCTAATTTGAGATTTTATGATTATAACTTCTCACAGCTGTCATACTTTAGCAAGGACATGAAAATAAATAATGTGGAAGTTAATAGATTGGATAACCAGATATTAGTTCGATACTTTGATGAAGAGTGGGGGAAAGTACAGTAGGAAAGATTTTCTTAAAACGATGGTTTTTGGGAGTCTTATTTTTCCTTTTTTACAATATTGTGAAAAGAAGGGGAAATCTCTATTGCTTAGAATTACAGGTACTAAACACATTCTTGGACATCAACTTTGGGCTAAAGATTTTCCCGCCTCTACTGAAGAAATACATAAAAAATATCTTATCGTTGGAGGTGGAATATCGGGCCTTTCTGCATGTCGATTTTTAAACAAAAATAACCAGGATGATTATCTGTTAATTGAAATGGAAAATCACTTTGGAGGGAACTCTTCGAATGGTGAAAATAGATATTCAAAATTCCCTTTAGGAGCACACTATCTGCCTTTACCTAATAAGGAGAATAAGGAAATTATTGATTTTTTGCAAGAATGCGGGATCTATGAGGGAGATGATGAAAGTGGAGAGCCAATACTCGATGAATACCAAATGACGTTTCCCCAGCAGGAAAGACTATTTTATAAAAATGCCTGGCAAAATGATATTGTTCCTCAAAAAGGAATTTCTGCTGAAGTCCAACATGAGCTTAATCGGTTTTTTAAACTTATGGATGATTATCGTGAGAAAAAAGATCTAAATAATAAATATTGGTTTGCTATTCCAGTTGAAGATTCCAGTAGGGAAGTTGAGGGGGTAAAATTGGAAAAAATAATTTTCAAAGACTGGCTAAAACACCAGTGTTTTAAATCTGAAGAATTACTATGGGTACTGGATTATTCCTGCAGGGATGACTATGGTTTAGGAATTGATTATGTTTCAGCATGGGCTGGTATTCACTATTTTGCCGGAAGGAAAAATAATTGGAGCAAAAAATATAAGGATCAGGTTTTTACGTGGCCTGAAGGAAACGCCAATCTGGTAAAACATTTTTTTAAATATATAGAAGGAAAACAATTAACGAATCATTTGGTTTTTGACGTAAAGTTAAATAAGAATAATGCTGAGATTTTATCTTTTGATAATGTTCAAAAAAAGACAAAAAAAATAATTGCTGAAAAAGTTCTATTCGCAACGCCACAATTTGTAAATGAGAGAATTTTTATGGATAGAGATACAAAATCTTTCAACTATGTACCTTGGCTTTTAGCAACAATTACCTTGAAAAATGAATTTGGAGGAGATGAAGAATTAGCATGGGATAATGTGATTTATGGATCTGATGGTCTTGGGTATATCTATAATCAGCATCAGAATGTCAATCAGATTATGGGTGAAAAAGTAATCACATACTATAGAAGTTTTTCGACTAATGATTGTAGAAAAGCAAGGAGAAAACTATTTTCTATGGATGAAGATAACCTTAAGAATTTCGTTTTAGATGATCTTAAGAAAGCTCACCCTTTAATTGAAGATTTTATTATTGAGATGCAATTTCATAAAATTGGTCATGCTATGATTGCTCCTGTTCCTGGTCAAATTTTTGGAAAGGCTGAAATGGCTAAGCAGTCTATTGGAAATAGAATATTTTTCGCTCATACTGACCTTTCAGGAATATCTATTTTTGAGGAAGCTTTTTATCAGGGAATCAGAACTGCAGAAAAGATGATATGAAGCAGCCTTGGATTCATAATGCTAAAACAGATGGTTGGTTTATACTTGCACCTCCCTTTTTGATTTTGTTAATCATTTGTGTTTTTCAGAAGGAAATTCTAAATTTAGAAAACGAATATTCTTTTTACACCTGGTTATTCCTGATTGTATTTGTAGATGTAGCTCACGTTTACTCAACCTTATTTAAAACTTATTTTATTAAAAAAGAGGTTCAGCGCAAAAAGCTTTTATATTTGGGGATTCCTTTGTTGAGTTGGATTTTGGGTTTGTTGCTCTATCAATTCGGCAGCCTGACCTTTTGGTCATTTTTGGCTTTGGTTGCTGTTTTTCATTTTATTAGACAGCAATATGGTTTCATGCGAATTTATTCCCGTTTAGAACCAAATATCTGGAGTAAGAAAATAGATGAGGTGGCTATTTACACAGCAACGATTTATCCTATGCTATATTGGATAAAAACACCTAGGGCGTTTACATGGTTTGTTGAAAATGAATTTGTCTGGCTTAGAAGCTTACCAGATTATATAAATCTTATTACAGTCTTATATTTTATTATTTTGTCCGTTTGGATCGTCAAAACTGGTTTTGATATTTTTAAGGCCAGGCAAATGAACATCCCAAAAGTCGCCCTAATTGTAGGGACATATCTTTCCTGGTACTTTGGAATTGTATATTTTAATAATGATTTGATATTCACTTTATTGAATGTATTGTCGCATGGAATTCCATACATCTCCCTGATTTATATTAGAGAAATTAAGCAAAAGGATAATGCCCAATTAAACAAGCTATCCCTGTTTAAATCTGCTTTTGGAATTTATTTATTCATAATAATCATTGTTGCATTCGCTTTTTTTGAAGAATTTTTATGGGAAATATTGGTATGGCGAGAGCACTTTTCAGTAGGCTTCCATTCTTCTTTAAATTGGCTTCACTTTATTGTCCCTTTATTAGTTGTTCCTCAATTAACCCATTACCTATTAGATGGCTTTATTTGGAGAAAACCGAAAAAAGTTAAGTAAATTTGGATCTTACATAAAAATT
The sequence above is drawn from the Chryseobacterium daecheongense genome and encodes:
- a CDS encoding NAD(P)-binding protein gives rise to the protein MVFGSLIFPFLQYCEKKGKSLLLRITGTKHILGHQLWAKDFPASTEEIHKKYLIVGGGISGLSACRFLNKNNQDDYLLIEMENHFGGNSSNGENRYSKFPLGAHYLPLPNKENKEIIDFLQECGIYEGDDESGEPILDEYQMTFPQQERLFYKNAWQNDIVPQKGISAEVQHELNRFFKLMDDYREKKDLNNKYWFAIPVEDSSREVEGVKLEKIIFKDWLKHQCFKSEELLWVLDYSCRDDYGLGIDYVSAWAGIHYFAGRKNNWSKKYKDQVFTWPEGNANLVKHFFKYIEGKQLTNHLVFDVKLNKNNAEILSFDNVQKKTKKIIAEKVLFATPQFVNERIFMDRDTKSFNYVPWLLATITLKNEFGGDEELAWDNVIYGSDGLGYIYNQHQNVNQIMGEKVITYYRSFSTNDCRKARRKLFSMDEDNLKNFVLDDLKKAHPLIEDFIIEMQFHKIGHAMIAPVPGQIFGKAEMAKQSIGNRIFFAHTDLSGISIFEEAFYQGIRTAEKMI